In Paenibacillus phoenicis, one genomic interval encodes:
- the rpsO gene encoding 30S ribosomal protein S15: protein MALTQERKQQLIQEHRTHESDTGSPEVQIAILTENIVNLTDHLRTHKKDHHSRRGLLKMVGQRRKLLAYLKNKDVNRYSALIEKLGLRR from the coding sequence ATGGCATTGACTCAAGAACGTAAACAACAATTGATCCAAGAGCACAGAACTCATGAGTCCGATACCGGATCCCCTGAGGTGCAAATTGCTATCCTTACGGAGAACATCGTGAATTTGACGGACCACTTGCGTACACACAAGAAGGACCATCATTCCCGTCGCGGTCTTCTGAAGATGGTTGGTCAACGTCGGAAATTGTTGGCTTACTTGAAGAACAAAGACGTAAATCGTTACTCCGCTTTGATCGAGAAACTTGGATTGCGTCGTTAA